TTCGATACTACGGTAAGTCCGAGGTCATCGAAAAACTGATCACTAAACGCGGAGCGCCTGAGTGCCTGGTTGTAATTTGCATGAAGCCGAACGTTCTCTATACCAGCTTTAGTGCAGTCGGTACACGTATAAGAATTCGAAATTCCGGCTTGAGAATCGCTGGTCAGTGAGCAGCTCCGCGTCGTTATATTACAGGAGTGATGTAATTTGCCGCTATGACTCTATATCTATACGTTACGTGGGTACAATATTCGTTTGCATGACATTAGTTACTATTTATAAAACTTACGTTTATTTACCGTCTCACTTCGGCTTTCAGTTTGTAGTCATGTTCATCGGGTAGTGGTCATGAgccaaaattaattttcgatcACAACAGATCTCTGTATCAGTTTCGCGATCTTGTAAGGCTGGAGGGGATCGGAGCTGACACCTGAACCGTTGACAACAAATACGCTTCGCAAAATAACGATTATGGAGAGATTACAATAATACAAACagaatattgtataaaaagtgtTTGGGCTGACGTATCTATTGGAACTGAAGCACGAGCGAACAACGTTATGCGTACTCGTATAATGTTTTACGTTGACGATTGTTTACAGTAGCATCGGTGCTATATGTTGCTTTTAACTTATTAGTGTTAACGTGAATagtttttaaacaatataatGACTTCCGTAGAGGAGGATAGTCTACAGCTGAAAAAGTTGTTCGTCAAAGGTTTAATACTACTTTTGATCTTCTCCACGACTGACCTGGGATACCTATTAAAGACGCTGTTCAAGTACAATATGGGTATGCGTTTCATTAGGATAAAAAATCCGGCATTGTTGTAAGACTCTGAAgatgttatatttttaaaaattcaagaaagaTTTGGCATCGCGTTCGCAAACTACTATAGGATCATCTTCGCGTAATATCGCTAGCTTAAAATCAGAGGCAATATTTTCCCGTAGGACCGGAATTACGGGTTATGACCCCGTGTAGCCAGAATGTTTGTACGTACTTCGATTGTTCTCGGTGTGACAGCTTCGAAGCGTCTCGCATGCTGATCCTATATTATCCAGATCTTGTAGGGGTTTTCGACCTTTTATAATTACAGTGGAAACCGAGCTCTGTGATTAATTACAGCACTAGGAGCACACGCTGCAGAccatgataaaaatttcggtgTTAGTTTCAAGTTGATAAGAAATTGTGGGGATCGATGTAATACCacgaatttcataaaattcaagaggaaaatttttactcgcgAACTTCATCACGGATGcctatttcatttcatttcactttccCATAAAGCCATGACCTAGTATAATCGTTTATTCTCAATGTTCCAACAACAAAGCTTACGTCATGATGCACGGCAAGCATCCCGTCAACTTTGAGCTGTCAGTTCGGCAGGAGCGAGGGCCAAATGACCTTTCGTTTCATTATTTCGTTATCTTGTTCCTGTCCTTCCGTAAAACTGACGTGGAAATGAATCCATGGATCGCGTGTCGATATTTTACTTCAGCACGTTCTACGGGGTGGAAGAAAacagaaatcaattttcatcactaCTTTTCGCGTTCGCTTCGCCGCTCGGGGTGTTTACTATATACACAGAGAATGTGTGCCAAGAACTCGGAAACCTGAGCTATTGATCCTCTGGTGTCCTGCATCACTGCCAGATAACCTTGTCCGAATGGTTATGCCGCAGGATCGCGTCATCGGCGCCGAGGCGTCTGGACGCCAGACGcgttactttttattattcttattaacGTCCTTATTGATTCAATGTGGCTTAATTACCCTCTGGTACGCAACTGAATTATCAGACAAAATGCATCGTTTTTGTAGTGACTGTATATTCTTAacttatatacctatgtacaaaTTTACGCAGCTGTATTCTGAATTACGTCTCTCTGTTTTAATTGCGTAGGTCAttgtttgtacatttttttgcaGAAATTCAATCAGTTTGGTTAAAAATAAGTAcgcgaattaaaaaaaaaacttttcatattttgGTGTACGATAGCTACTGCAAACTCTACAAATaactattttctttcatttgtgTTTCATAGCGCTATCTACGGAAGACAAGCTTCAATACAACTTCTTCCCAGTAGCTTCTGGTCAGATACAATTCCGTGTCAAGGCCGGACACGATGCCCACATTGCTTTAACCATGGGCCCCAGCGAGGGTGATCCCATGTACGAGGTAAATTCCaaaagaaatctgaaaatccTTGATTCGCATCTTGCGTAGGTACATCAACGTTCGAATTCTTGCACGGCGAAGCATTGCTAACCGGATGTTACGTTATGCTGACAACAGGTCTTCCTTGGGGGATGGAACAACGCAAGGTCCGTCATCCGCAAGAACAGATCAAAGCCTGAAGTTGCCGAGGCTGATACCCCGGGAATTCTTACCGAAAGCGATTTCCGCGGGTTCTGGATCCGGTACGTGGATTCCGACCTTGGAATTTTGCAACGAAGCTAATTCCGCATCGTTGCAAAATTCGGCCATACTCGTTGGTCGCATCGCGCGATGTGCGATTCCATTGACAGTTGCACATTTCTTTAAAGGTGGTACAACGGCAACCTCGACGTCGGCAGGGAAAATGAACCGAATCCTTTCTTGTCCTACACCGACCCACAGCCATTCGGTATCGGCTACTTCGGTGTCTGCACTGGTTGGGGTGCGACTGGAGAATGGATCATCGAAGGTCAGTATTTTTATCACGGAAGATTAAGACTATCGCAGACACGATAAACCGTATAACGTGTACACAAGTATTTTAAAACTactatttcttttcatttgcaAGCAGCGTAGCACCTAGATTTGATTTTTACACGCCTTCTTTATTCTACATGTCACAGTTCCGGACTATAAAATTTAGTCCCACTCGATCAGCGGTCCGAATTCAAATCTGTAGTGTTCAGTATGGTAACCACTGCATCAAAGGTTACTTCGAACAGGCGAGTAGGATATTAAATTCAATGCTTCAAGCCTGTCGAGTATTATACACACGTGCCGACGAGTTCTACCATCGGATTAAATTCACTTGCGAAGGTAGGCGCATAAGCTGCGTCTGACAACGCGCAGTATTTTTCCACTGCGTCGATCGTTTCGTAAATCAAATCTCATACTTTCGAAATGCGATGCATTAAAAGCAGTGAGATTTTAAGAAGTTGTAGATTGTTCACAGGAGGCTTTGGATAATagattttcgattaaaatttcatgtacAAATTATATTGATAAAAACACATTTTCCACTACCTTTCGGCCCAATTTCGGACCTTGGGATCTGCCTAAAACTACCTGGTTGCCACAGGCAGGTGTATTGCCGGTTATTTTGGCGGTATGTAAAGTACGAAACATTTTAAGAAAAGATTTGCTGGACTCACCGTTTGTAACATATCGTTTTTGCTTGTTTTACCGTACGGACCTTGCGATGTTACATACCTACAGCCTTGATATCCAATGCACGCCCCAGATACACGCTATAATACCTATACCGCTCGAAAATCAAACACACTTTTTCCACACTTGCATCCTGTCTTACATACCAACACTCCTCATGTTTCACGTTCGCTGCCTGGGCCACGCCTGCTTTTGGGAACATAAGTAATTGGTCGCAGTCACGAAGTGATCGTAATTCGAATCTACCCTTTTCCAAATTCGATGTAGACGGTGTGATATGCTGGAAATAACTCGGACGACGTAGgctgttattcaaatttaacgtATCCACGTGGGATACAGTCAGCAGCTTGTATCGTGTATTTATATTGTACAGCATCGATTGTTTTACATGCAGGtacaaaattttcttgttGACGTACGGCTAGTGACCTCGGCATGACCCGAGGGGAAGCCTCATCCACAAATATAACGATAActcgttataattatactcAATGTAACGACGAGCCAAAGCTGACGATACAAGTGTGTAATACATGTAGAAAACAGAAGGAATGACAGGTTTTGCTTATCTTCGGGCGTGGAAGCAGAGTAAAGTCTAACCGTGGACATTATCGTCGGgacaaatgaaaagaaatttgcaGAATTGATAGGGTGGTGAATGAAtgagtgaatttttaataCCGGGATATTCGTACGTTGGACAAGGTCGGGTTACCCTGAAAACGGCTGATCAGCTGAAGTACAATTTCCATGCCGTGAGAAGTGGCAGAGTAGAAATCGAGGTCAGCGCGCCTAGCAACGCCCACATTGCCCTAACCCAAGGAAAGAGCGAAACGTCTCCGATGTACGAAGTTTTGCTAGCCGGATGGAACAACACAGCCTCGGTCATCAGATACGACCGCAAGCAGCCCGACAAGGTTCATCCTCGAAGTTTTCTTCTTACGATTAATAGATGCATCGCAAAACGAAATATGAACGTGCCATCGGATTTCCTCGTTCCGACCAAGCCGGGCTTTTCCACGCTTTTCAACCTAGCGTCACGCGAAATCCACGAATGATCAAATTCAACTATTGGATCTTTTCGTATCGCGGTGTGTCGATTCGTCACTTTTGCGAAATTGTAATATCAATCCTTTGGCACGAATCGCGTATCGTCCTTGTATAGTCGAAGGTCCGAAGGACCTTTCTAAATCGAGGcagggttgaagttccgaatttaaaaagttccgaaagcgccaaattccgaatttttcgGTGGCAAAACTTAAAGTAAGgatatcaaactttgacgaaatatCAGAGTTGGGAATGGTCCGCAAGCCGATACTCAAAGTCCCGAAAGGGCGAAATTCCGACATGTCAAGGTTTCGAAAGTgcgaaaaacagaaaatttaaaaatctgaaacatccaaattccgaatgatcgaagattttcggttctgtaaatttttggcgtggtgaaatttcaccactttgatttttctttgttttgaatGTTCGATATTTtaacgttcggaatcctggttgttctgattttcggttttttcgatttcttaCACCCATTCgtcgagtaaactacgctgtgtgacTATATTCTAATTTTCCGAACTTTGCTCCATCGTAACTCGAATGTTAGGAACCTTACATTTCGGAgctttgagccgtcgggtttccgGCCATTCGAAGCTtcgttgtttcttcaaagctTGATTCCATGACTTCAATTTTCGCGATCAAATAATTCCGAGTTATGCGCTTTCGGGATTTTTGAAATCCGGCACTTCAACCCCGCTCCTAAACGTCATCATCCGGACAGGTTCGCGCCGAGACGCCCAACCTCCTGTCCGCCAACGAgcggaagaaattttcaatctcttGGGTCGACGGACATATCGTCGTCCGTGTCGGGAATGAGAACGGGCTTGTGCTCATGGAATGGCGCGACCCAAACCCCATCGGCATCAGCTACGTGGGTGTTCGGACTGCCTGGGGTGCAACCGGGAAATGGAGTGTCCTGGTTCCCCGACCGGCAGCAGGACCGATTGGCACACAACCACCAAGGCCCGCACATCCTACGCCAGGATTTGGCCCACCGCAGAAATGTAAATTACCATGGATTCTCTCAAATCTGGCACTTGACAAGTGAAACACTGCTGTTATCTGTAATGAATTAATCATCAATCTCTCCAAGTGCTCGATCAATGTCCAAAGAGTTCCATCATCCGTACCACGATACTGTCTTTGGTTTGATTTGACTGCAGTGATTTAATCGCTGTATCGATATCCGAACTTCAACAGCGCCTCGGGACttcgagttgaaaaaaattcccatcaGTTTGAGCTTCATTGCGGAAAATGATGATACTCTGAGACATGAACGTAGGTACAATACGTGTTTCGAATCATATCCGTTAACTTTCGACCAAAATTACACGGATCTTGTCGCTGATGCTACACGTGTGTAGGTACGgtttacgtatgtatatgcgTAAATTTAAAGCCACGTTCAAAATTATCGCTTGCTCTTGTTACCCGCGTTACGTCAGAGACTTAGAATCCGATATTTCGCGAATCATGTCCAGGGTAATCAAAACACTTATACAAAcctataaaattatatatttaatatacctATTTTCTCCGCACCCTGAGATAGTCAGCTTGAAAATTATACGTCTTGTTCTAAGCCTGAGTTATACGTAATTTACAGCTCAGGAAAaccggagaaaaaaaagtaagctCGCAGTGAATTGAAAGATATAACGAAAACGATGTACTGTCAAAATCTGTCATTCCGATGAAAGTTAAAGCTCACCATTCTCGAAGTGGATGCAGAATTCTGTACGAGATCGGAGCTGTAGAACGATggtttataaaaatgtatcggACCTTTCGGATCTGGTTTCGGTAGTAAAGATTAATCCCGTCGGGATcttttgaatatgaatggCCGTGatttaatatttcgaaatcagTGACCATCTAATTGAGCAATTCATGTGTTGATTTCACGTTTCACGATGGCTTCGAATATTGACtaatataattttacattGCCCATTCAACCATTCTTCATTTAACCTATTGATcacaattgaataatttaaagttttgaaaagtgtCAAGTAAAATTGCTTGAATGAATTCTTGGAGCCAGTAATTAAATTGCAGGCAATTCAAATACAAGACAATGTGGTGCGTACATAGTATGGTGCTGCAGTTCACTGATGATGGGACTGTATTTCGAAATAATACAATTGGCAAAACTTGTGCtgcttgttaaaaaaaaaaaaaactctgtaAGCTGACATCGCTTCCGTGCTTATCGCGACGTATAATGTTAACAAAAATGAAGTGCCTAATAACTATCAAAGGTTAGGCTGACCTTCTTCTAATTTGGTAATCACGTGACTACGGCTATTTTTCTTACTCTCTTATACACTATTTCAGCtcgcaaattttttcgtctcactttattacattataccgTCTTCGCATGATAATATCTGCTCAAAAACATCCTTCACAAATTAACGTATTGATCTCtgtctatatgtatacgttgCATGTTGTATACTTGTGTGTATCTTGGGATATGCACGTTTGTTTTCACGAAATGACCTTATGTGATTGCCACATAACTACACGTTGTCTCAGTTTGTCTTCGTTGAATGTAATTACGTGTTTGTCATGTAAATGGTGTTGCCGATTGGCCTGGCTAACAAATCATCGTGTAAGGTACAATGTATCCCGATGTGTGAAATTATGTTCgaatttctgtaaaaagaCTACCGCATGATATCTAATGCGCTGAAAATATGGCACAAACGCAAAATACTTAGACTCTGATTGCCAGTTTTACACCAAAATAAAGAGCGGTAGTCATTTCACAGGAGTACGGAATAACAAGATTTAAATTGTTGTTTGATTGATATTATCAAACTCAAAATCAGTCATACCGGCTTGGTGTGTTCGACATTCTAACattaagataaaaatatgtgtacaatgacaaattttgaaacttctaCTGGCACAGTGCTGCCTGAACCTAATCATTAATTCgatatttctttcaacttaACCCTAGAATGTTACACCGGAGTACGTTTGTAGCCCACGTTGATTTTAAATCATCGTCACTGtgccaaattttcaatattttccctCCCTTCAGATCAAATTCTGACACActctgaattttcgaaaaattttaaacggtACCATCGTTTCcctcgttaaaaaaaaaagaacagagaaaataaacacaataaatttttgtcccCCAGTGTATAATAGTTTGGtggttgataaaaaataaaaaaaaaaaaaataaataaataaataaataagtgtaCCATTCCAGGGTCAAACAAGTTGTCGAATTTTTCTTATACACGTAAACTTTTCTCATTCGCATCCTGTGCCGCTTTTTCACATCTCCTTTGTTTTTCATCTCCCTTGAAACCGGATCTGGCATTGAACGTTTCTTACGTATCGCAGACGCCCCACCGTCGGCACCTGCCGCCTACATGCAGCCACCCATGCAAGGTGGTGCAAGCTGCTGGGTTGACGCTTCCGGTGGCGTTGTGCCTCCCGGTGCCCTGGCTGGAGGGCAAGACGGAGAACCTCTCTTCGTAGCGAGAGCCCGACACGAAGGAGCGCTGATTCCTGGCAAGCTCAAGCCCAGCCACTGCGTCTGCTACATCGCCTGGGGAGGAGCCGAACACGGAAAGCCTGAATACCAGGTTCGTGACGTTTGCCGTTagtgattcgaaaatttggaaaatccaGGGGGATAGGCAATAGtggtaatatttttgataaaatccAGGTGCTTTGCGGAAGCTCCGGTACGTGGGTCCCGACTTCCGGAGGAAACGTTCCCCCCAACGCTTTGCCTGCCGGGGAATCCGAAGACGGAGAGCCGCTTTTCGTCGGGCGTGTCAACCACGAGGGAACTTTGTCCATCGGAAAAGTTCAGGCCTCGCACGGTGTCCTCTACATTCCTTTCGGAGGAGCCGAAGTCGCTTTCCCAGACTACGAGATCCTGCTGCAGTAACCTGTTGAACGAAATCCTGTTTCCCCCCCTATCCTCGTATTTCCTTCCCCCTTGCACACTGAATATTCCCATGTTTTACAACACGAGCACGAAATAAATATCTATTCTTTATCGTACCGAGGTATTTATGCATAATATAGTGGTTGGCTAACTTTGCGCTGCAGTCTGGACattggaaatttatttcacttgCGGTATGTGAGGTATAAGGTGATCAGCCGGCTGATCGAATATGAATATCACGATTTGTCAGTCGACTATCTAATGATAACGTGACGTATTGCAGTCGCATCGTAGTCGCAGTAATCATGTTCGTCGCTTGTGTTCAAATAACCGTACGTCGAAAGTTGAAATGTCGCTGGCTTTTTCATCCAAGAACCGgattttacatattattaatAGGCAACAgttgttataatatatatacgcaGAGAATATATAGTTTGTTACTTTCCAATCACTCGCAACCCACCattcaaatattaatttaataattacgTACGCATAAGttattgtatttttcgatATATTAAATACTTAAATTGTGTGTAATCTGTTATTTTTCACACGCAAAATTGTGTTTCAATGCGCGCAATACGCTGCGGATGATGCTTGTATGGTTAtcatataatttaaatttcttttgcaaacTACATTTATACGTGTCGAATTAGTGAATACAAAACTTTGTAAATGTAATTGAATAAaagtacaaaacgtacacgatgTAGTGTCAtcgcttttatttttcgaccTGGAGATTATCTTATATTTTCAGAAAGTATGGAAAATTCTACCCGGGATAGCAATGAAAGTAGTAAGCTGTTCGTGAAGATTGAAGAATTATTagaagagaaataataaatataccgaGCTTAAAATATTTCCGATGCCTTAGGCTGCAATAGCAAGGGCAGGTGCAGCAAATGGTTCCGAAATTCTAATGCCTTATATCCTTATTAGACATTGAAAATGCTGAGTAAGCTTCGGATGATGTTAGAATTTGTGAAGGTTAACGACGATTTGGTTGTAACATTGTCATATACCACGTCTAGGAAAATCATGTTTACATTTATGGAACGAAAATATCGTTCGAATTTCGGTGTACGTTACTAATAGGTATACACATTTCGTACATCCGTTGTGTACAAATCAACTTAATCAGTGGAGAATCTGCCAACGTCGCGATGAATCCACCGTCGTGCATAAAAATCGTACGTTCTCGAGTTATTAGTATGTTTTGTCGACTTGATAATTTTGCTGCGTTCATTTTACGAGTTAATTAAGCACAAAGAGCGATTACGTCGTGCGCTGTATTTGCTTAAACATAAATTATTGTTTCCCGCCAGTTCCGCGCAGGACGTTCATAACCTAAAAACCTGTCCAAAATCTTTCACCACTTGTTGAATTTACCTTTCAGAAACGAAAAACGTGTTGCGTGCAGCACATGATTTAGCTGAcggatatttaaatttaatgaaataatcaaGAGACATGTATCGTCATTCGTTTTTGtgtattttcgattttacagTGCATACCTTGATCGTTGCGATGTATTCGCTCAAAGTAATTCAGCGGGAATGGCGTCAGaaggaaataattataaaactttCGAATAGTTACTGGACGGcggataataaaatttcaccttgtaaatttatttttagccTGGTTCCAAAGAAACTTTGATTTGTCCAAATTTAACTGTAAGCGATGTGGATATTCGCGATCAATGCACTAAGAATGATCTTATCTCATTGGCAAATGAAATCTTTGGTACAAACAAATGGAATCATACTGTGACAAGTCAAACTTTAGGCAGgttattaatttaaattactCTCCAGTTTTACTATCTGCCCATAATTTTCCATATGTAATTGTAATCTGTTTTCAGATTTTGTCGAATACACCACAGGCAAATATCAGGTCGGATGCGCAGCCTTCGTTAAAATTCAATTGCGAGATGGAACTGTTCACGAGGACGTAGGATACAGCAACTTGGAAGGACCCAACAAGGgcttaattatatttttagcgAGAACTGTAAGACTTGGGCATTATCTTACACCATGGATGAATCCCACTTTTTCTTGTTGATTGCTGTAAAGCAGTATTTCTAATTACAGGGTTCCATTACAAATGCTATGAAAAACACCTTGTTGTGCTTTGGTGGTGATATTGCtacaaaaattcgaaattttaccaAACCGAAAACCGAGAGTTCAGTTTCAACCATTTCTCATATTG
The Neodiprion fabricii isolate iyNeoFabr1 chromosome 1, iyNeoFabr1.1, whole genome shotgun sequence DNA segment above includes these coding regions:
- the LOC124184630 gene encoding uncharacterized protein LOC124184630 isoform X3, encoding MTSVEEDSLQLKKLFVKGLILLLIFSTTDLGYLLKTLFKYNMALSTEDKLQYNFFPVASGQIQFRVKAGHDAHIALTMGPSEGDPMYEVFLGGWNNARSVIRKNRSKPEVAEADTPGILTESDFRGFWIRWYNGNLDVGRENEPNPFLSYTDPQPFGIGYFGVCTGWGATGEWIIEGRCIAGYFGDAPPSAPAAYMQPPMQGGASCWVDASGGVVPPGALAGGQDGEPLFVARARHEGALIPGKLKPSHCVCYIAWGGAEHGKPEYQVLCGSSGTWVPTSGGNVPPNALPAGESEDGEPLFVGRVNHEGTLSIGKVQASHGVLYIPFGGAEVAFPDYEILLQ
- the LOC124184630 gene encoding uncharacterized protein LOC124184630 isoform X1 — protein: MTSVEEDSLQLKKLFVKGLILLLIFSTTDLGYLLKTLFKYNMALSTEDKLQYNFFPVASGQIQFRVKAGHDAHIALTMGPSEGDPMYEVFLGGWNNARSVIRKNRSKPEVAEADTPGILTESDFRGFWIRWYNGNLDVGRENEPNPFLSYTDPQPFGIGYFGVCTGWGATGEWIIEGRVTLKTADQLKYNFHAVRSGRVEIEVSAPSNAHIALTQGKSETSPMYEVLLAGWNNTASVIRYDRKQPDKVRAETPNLLSANERKKFSISWVDGHIVVRVGNENGLVLMEWRDPNPIGISYVGVRTAWGATGKWSVLVPRPAAGPIGTQPPRPAHPTPGFGPPQKYAPPSAPAAYMQPPMQGGASCWVDASGGVVPPGALAGGQDGEPLFVARARHEGALIPGKLKPSHCVCYIAWGGAEHGKPEYQVLCGSSGTWVPTSGGNVPPNALPAGESEDGEPLFVGRVNHEGTLSIGKVQASHGVLYIPFGGAEVAFPDYEILLQ
- the LOC124184630 gene encoding uncharacterized protein LOC124184630 isoform X2 — protein: MAHTLSTEDKLQYNFFPVASGQIQFRVKAGHDAHIALTMGPSEGDPMYEVFLGGWNNARSVIRKNRSKPEVAEADTPGILTESDFRGFWIRWYNGNLDVGRENEPNPFLSYTDPQPFGIGYFGVCTGWGATGEWIIEGRVTLKTADQLKYNFHAVRSGRVEIEVSAPSNAHIALTQGKSETSPMYEVLLAGWNNTASVIRYDRKQPDKVRAETPNLLSANERKKFSISWVDGHIVVRVGNENGLVLMEWRDPNPIGISYVGVRTAWGATGKWSVLVPRPAAGPIGTQPPRPAHPTPGFGPPQKYAPPSAPAAYMQPPMQGGASCWVDASGGVVPPGALAGGQDGEPLFVARARHEGALIPGKLKPSHCVCYIAWGGAEHGKPEYQVLCGSSGTWVPTSGGNVPPNALPAGESEDGEPLFVGRVNHEGTLSIGKVQASHGVLYIPFGGAEVAFPDYEILLQ
- the LOC124184708 gene encoding DNA repair protein RAD52 homolog; translation: MNPPSCIKIPGSKETLICPNLTVSDVDIRDQCTKNDLISLANEIFGTNKWNHTVTSQTLDFVEYTTGKYQVGCAAFVKIQLRDGTVHEDVGYSNLEGPNKGLIIFLARTGSITNAMKNTLLCFGGDIATKIRNFTKPKTESSVSTISHIGEPQKMVPPLLRMTPNAQSTPHKTPSPRCDIQATTFNYDNREVLSVSNNEEPKIQSPKPLHPVESCVKVDKAAMTEEERRLERKRKQAQKQEEYKRLLKETAYGQKPNPRF